A window of Lentibacillus sp. Marseille-P4043 contains these coding sequences:
- a CDS encoding ABC transporter permease, with protein MAGTFYKRSGRLAQLIVRRDRFRIPIWLIGICLFTFMVPISFSELYGAQQDRDVMAETMENPAMTAMVGPADLSNYTIGVMTAHQMLLLTAVVVGLMCILLVARHTRADEEEGRIELIRSLPVGRLSHLNATLLVYTIVNLLLALIIGIGLYALNIESMDLEGSLLYGAALGITGIFFVGVTALLAQVSESSRGTIGFSIAVLLFAYLVRGIGDVGNEALSWVSPLGWITKTQTYGENNWWPILLMVGVSIVLFIIANYLNAIRDLEAGFLPSKPGRKFASASLQSPIGLGARLQRTGTIAWAIGMFIMGVSYGSVLGDLDTFFEGNESVMEILASEEEFSYTEQFVSIILMVMAILGTVPPLMAMNKLYGEEKKGRMEHFLGRAVSRTRLMASYLVISVVNGFVMLSLAAVGMWIAGTSVMEDGLEFGTIYGNSLAYYPATLVMISVAVFLIGYLPKFTSLIWLYMLYSFFTLYLGGMFQLSDWVGKISPFGHIPSLPVDDMSWTPIVVLPLIAAVITTLGFIGYNKRDIEG; from the coding sequence ATGGCTGGTACGTTTTATAAACGAAGTGGACGCCTTGCTCAATTAATTGTTAGGCGGGATCGGTTTCGTATTCCCATATGGTTAATTGGAATCTGCCTGTTTACTTTTATGGTACCAATATCCTTCAGTGAGTTATACGGCGCACAGCAAGATAGAGATGTCATGGCTGAAACAATGGAAAACCCTGCGATGACTGCTATGGTTGGACCGGCCGATTTAAGTAACTATACCATTGGTGTGATGACAGCTCATCAGATGCTGCTTTTAACAGCTGTTGTGGTTGGGTTAATGTGTATTCTTCTTGTTGCACGCCATACAAGGGCCGATGAAGAGGAAGGACGTATTGAATTGATACGATCCTTACCAGTAGGGCGGTTATCCCATTTGAATGCAACGTTACTTGTTTATACCATTGTCAATCTTCTTTTAGCACTCATCATTGGCATTGGATTATATGCACTAAACATAGAAAGTATGGATTTAGAGGGATCATTATTATATGGCGCAGCTTTAGGGATAACTGGTATCTTCTTTGTTGGCGTAACAGCGCTTTTGGCCCAAGTTTCGGAAAGTTCTCGTGGGACAATTGGCTTTTCAATTGCAGTTCTTCTCTTTGCTTATCTCGTTCGTGGGATTGGGGATGTTGGTAATGAAGCGTTAAGTTGGGTATCACCACTTGGTTGGATAACGAAAACGCAAACTTATGGTGAAAATAACTGGTGGCCAATTCTATTAATGGTTGGTGTATCTATTGTTCTATTTATAATTGCAAACTATTTAAATGCAATTCGAGATTTAGAGGCTGGCTTTTTACCATCAAAACCTGGTAGAAAGTTTGCTTCGGCATCTTTACAAAGTCCAATTGGTCTAGGGGCTAGATTACAGCGCACAGGTACGATTGCTTGGGCAATTGGAATGTTCATCATGGGGGTATCTTACGGTTCAGTGTTAGGGGATTTGGATACCTTTTTCGAAGGTAATGAATCGGTAATGGAGATACTAGCATCCGAGGAGGAATTCTCTTATACGGAACAGTTTGTGTCGATAATATTGATGGTAATGGCAATACTTGGTACGGTTCCACCACTAATGGCAATGAACAAACTGTACGGAGAGGAAAAGAAAGGACGTATGGAACACTTTTTAGGGAGGGCGGTTTCCCGCACACGGCTGATGGCAAGTTATCTAGTTATTTCTGTTGTTAATGGCTTTGTAATGTTGTCACTTGCTGCAGTGGGCATGTGGATAGCGGGTACCTCCGTAATGGAAGACGGCCTTGAATTTGGAACAATTTATGGAAACTCACTAGCGTATTATCCAGCGACACTTGTGATGATTAGTGTGGCCGTATTTTTAATTGGATATTTACCAAAGTTCACAAGTCTAATCTGGCTCTATATGCTTTATTCTTTCTTCACTCTTTATTTAGGAGGAATGTTTCAACTTTCGGATTGGGTCGGCAAAATTTCTCCATTTGGACACATTCCAAGCCTTCCAGTAGATGACATGTCATGGACGCCGATTGTGGTATTACCCCTTATAGCAGCCGTTATAACGACACTCGGGTTTATCGGATATAATAAAAGAGATATAGAAGGATGA
- a CDS encoding TetR/AcrR family transcriptional regulator — protein MAPKKKFSKEDIIHAAFNIAKVEGLEAITIRRVANELGSSIAPIYVNFSDVDELIQEVVTKTKEISRQLLQEQNSGEPFRDIGIASLRFAKEYSVLFRDLIMKKNPHMEYETNDIDMVMVMEQMGKDPMLARFSNEELKTILLKMQIFQMGLSVMAANGLLPKNFSDEMMIETLDSAAEDVIATAHFRKDGMLDELKRKMNL, from the coding sequence ATGGCACCGAAGAAAAAATTTTCTAAAGAAGATATCATTCATGCAGCATTTAACATAGCAAAGGTTGAAGGACTTGAGGCGATTACGATTAGGAGGGTTGCTAATGAGCTAGGAAGTTCCATAGCACCAATATATGTGAACTTTAGTGATGTTGATGAACTAATACAGGAGGTGGTAACGAAGACGAAGGAGATTTCAAGACAACTGTTACAGGAGCAGAATTCTGGGGAGCCATTTCGTGATATTGGAATCGCTAGCCTTAGATTTGCAAAAGAGTATAGTGTGCTTTTTAGGGACTTAATTATGAAGAAAAATCCCCATATGGAGTATGAAACCAATGATATCGATATGGTAATGGTAATGGAGCAAATGGGAAAGGATCCAATGCTTGCCCGATTTTCTAATGAAGAACTCAAGACTATTTTATTAAAAATGCAGATCTTTCAAATGGGTCTTTCTGTTATGGCGGCGAATGGATTACTTCCTAAAAATTTCAGTGATGAGATGATGATTGAGACTCTAGATAGTGCAGCGGAGGATGTGATTGCTACAGCGCATTTTCGCAAAGACGGTATGTTGGATGAACTAAAACGAAAAATGAATTTATGA
- a CDS encoding ABC transporter ATP-binding protein: protein MILDVRGVTKVFSRSGKRKVIANDNLTFNIKEGQIFGLLGHNGAGKTTLVNQILGLLTPDEGEINLLGKPVVESTTRARSICSVQPQSQVPLGFLTPKQAVTLMGKMRAGKGFDPKRVEILFEALDMGQWANTEGEKLSGGARRLTAFCMAVVAPGDLVILDEPTNDVDPVRRRYLWQVIRELTHDGTSVILVTHNVVEAEKVVDRLAILHKGKFLTQGTPSEVKMSVSHQMRMEVSLAGELDGIDLPSWAPSYHHSGSRLLFSIDPSEVPSTIQWARDQVDKGHIMDYSLSPATIEDVYVELTSGKGVSHHGEYVKSL from the coding sequence ATGATTCTTGATGTAAGAGGTGTGACGAAGGTTTTCTCTCGTTCAGGTAAGAGAAAGGTGATTGCCAATGATAATCTTACATTCAACATAAAAGAGGGACAGATTTTTGGTCTTTTGGGACATAATGGTGCAGGAAAAACGACTTTGGTAAACCAAATTCTAGGGTTGTTAACTCCTGATGAAGGTGAAATTAATTTACTAGGAAAACCTGTAGTCGAGTCAACAACTCGGGCGCGATCCATTTGTTCCGTACAGCCACAGTCTCAGGTACCGCTGGGGTTTCTTACTCCAAAACAAGCCGTTACACTTATGGGGAAGATGCGAGCGGGAAAAGGGTTTGATCCGAAGCGGGTGGAAATACTGTTTGAAGCGTTGGATATGGGTCAGTGGGCAAATACCGAGGGGGAAAAACTTTCAGGTGGTGCACGTCGGTTGACTGCCTTTTGTATGGCGGTGGTTGCCCCTGGTGATTTAGTCATACTTGATGAACCTACAAATGATGTAGATCCTGTACGTAGACGATATCTATGGCAAGTGATACGCGAACTGACGCATGATGGAACTTCAGTTATTTTAGTGACGCATAATGTGGTTGAGGCCGAAAAGGTAGTTGATCGATTGGCTATATTGCATAAAGGGAAATTTCTTACCCAAGGAACGCCTTCAGAAGTAAAAATGTCAGTAAGTCATCAAATGCGAATGGAGGTCAGTTTGGCTGGGGAGTTAGATGGAATTGATCTACCTAGTTGGGCGCCTTCTTACCATCATAGTGGTTCCCGTTTGCTATTCTCAATAGATCCTTCAGAAGTACCATCAACAATTCAATGGGCAAGAGATCAAGTGGATAAAGGTCATATTATGGATTACTCCTTGTCTCCTGCAACAATTGAAGATGTTTATGTGGAATTAACTTCAGGGAAGGGGGTATCGCATCATGGTGAATATGTTAAGTCACTATAA
- a CDS encoding ABC transporter permease → MVNMLSHYKYVFQMQFIRNAGFFIVIALIQILISIGIVIGFTYLIPDPSTNSILYLATGAPTIILIVTGLVILPQQIGTAKADGYMEFIRTWPVKRSVILGADTTIWILITVPGIVISSIVAHFMFNPGYSVSWTVIPALILIALTSIGVGYGFSYILPPAASLGISQVIVFGALMFSPVNFPMERLPEWLQTLHEVLPIYSMAEIMRASMAASTFTASTGNYINLIIWCLLGYGGAIFILNKK, encoded by the coding sequence ATGGTGAATATGTTAAGTCACTATAAATACGTTTTTCAAATGCAGTTTATTAGAAATGCAGGTTTTTTTATCGTGATAGCTCTCATTCAAATATTGATATCGATTGGAATCGTTATTGGTTTTACCTACCTGATTCCAGACCCCAGTACAAACAGCATTCTCTACTTAGCGACGGGAGCACCCACCATCATCTTGATCGTCACAGGATTAGTTATTTTACCTCAGCAGATCGGCACGGCCAAAGCTGATGGGTATATGGAGTTTATCAGGACGTGGCCTGTCAAGCGCTCTGTCATTCTAGGAGCTGATACAACTATATGGATACTTATAACTGTTCCAGGTATCGTTATTTCATCAATCGTTGCCCATTTTATGTTTAACCCCGGATATAGTGTCTCCTGGACTGTTATTCCAGCTTTAATTTTGATTGCGCTGACATCCATTGGTGTTGGATACGGTTTTTCTTACATTCTACCTCCCGCAGCTTCACTTGGAATTTCTCAAGTAATCGTCTTTGGGGCTCTTATGTTTTCGCCAGTAAATTTCCCGATGGAGCGACTTCCAGAGTGGCTTCAAACGCTACATGAAGTACTGCCAATATACTCGATGGCTGAAATTATGCGTGCATCAATGGCTGCCTCTACCTTCACTGCAAGTACAGGCAATTACATTAACCTCATTATATGGTGCTTATTAGGTTATGGAGGAGCAATTTTTATTTTAAATAAAAAGTGA
- a CDS encoding DinB family protein, with the protein MGTMDEVVEGWLRHRLVVHDLLDLVDDEHIDFKPWDGAYSLGDLAIHIATSMDMFAKMVVNGKFAPPKAEVDYKTMDDVREIVKKYTEMSKWDLKSLNKVKVNAEIEFNNDKAPGSFWLSNAIDHEIHHKGQLFTYVRMTGAKEVPFFMKHPTEVK; encoded by the coding sequence ATGGGTACAATGGATGAAGTTGTAGAAGGATGGTTGAGACATCGTTTGGTTGTTCATGATTTGCTTGATTTAGTGGATGATGAGCATATTGATTTTAAACCATGGGATGGCGCCTATTCATTAGGTGATTTGGCGATTCATATTGCAACGTCAATGGATATGTTCGCTAAAATGGTTGTGAATGGAAAGTTTGCACCACCAAAAGCGGAAGTTGATTATAAAACAATGGATGATGTGCGTGAGATTGTTAAGAAGTACACGGAAATGTCGAAGTGGGACTTGAAATCGCTGAATAAAGTAAAAGTAAATGCAGAGATTGAGTTCAACAATGATAAAGCACCTGGGAGCTTCTGGCTATCGAATGCAATCGATCATGAAATTCATCATAAAGGACAGCTATTTACGTATGTCCGGATGACCGGGGCTAAAGAAGTTCCGTTTTTTATGAAACATCCAACTGAAGTAAAATAA
- a CDS encoding NAD(P)H-dependent oxidoreductase, with protein MKTLVIVSHPDILESSSQQYFLNSVPDKEDVTIHHLEKTYPNGKIDVAKEQELLNQHDRILFQFPFYWYSSPALLKHWQDEVLAYDFAHGKKGNALVGKEFGLILMIGVNESDYQAGGKEQFSISELTKPYQAMAYKTGMIYLKPLSIFQFSFMTEEEKMEMLVAYQQMLTNENDSSLESREKWLIKQLKNTDKATLKSGDDTTLIHAIDLIEENRETIDELKLVLEQMY; from the coding sequence ATGAAAACTTTGGTGATTGTATCACATCCAGATATTCTAGAATCCAGTAGTCAACAATACTTTTTAAATTCAGTTCCCGATAAAGAAGATGTGACGATTCATCATTTAGAAAAAACGTATCCAAATGGAAAGATTGATGTTGCTAAAGAACAGGAATTACTGAACCAGCATGATCGTATTCTTTTCCAATTTCCGTTTTATTGGTACAGTTCACCGGCCCTCTTAAAGCATTGGCAAGATGAGGTCTTAGCGTATGACTTCGCCCATGGGAAAAAAGGGAATGCTCTAGTCGGGAAGGAATTTGGTTTAATTTTAATGATCGGGGTTAATGAAAGTGATTATCAAGCTGGCGGCAAAGAGCAATTCAGCATCAGTGAACTTACAAAACCATATCAAGCAATGGCCTATAAAACAGGAATGATTTATCTTAAGCCATTATCCATTTTTCAGTTTTCCTTTATGACCGAGGAAGAGAAGATGGAAATGTTAGTAGCTTACCAGCAAATGCTTACAAACGAAAATGATAGTAGTCTTGAGTCAAGAGAGAAATGGTTAATTAAACAGCTTAAAAATACAGATAAAGCAACATTGAAGTCTGGTGACGATACAACTTTAATACATGCGATCGACCTTATCGAGGAAAATAGAGAAACCATTGACGAATTAAAACTAGTGTTGGAACAAATGTATTAA